One Apodemus sylvaticus chromosome 14, mApoSyl1.1, whole genome shotgun sequence DNA window includes the following coding sequences:
- the LOC127665100 gene encoding histone H2B type 1-C/E/F/G/I-like isoform X2, with protein sequence MPEPAKSAPAPKKGSKKAVTKAQKKDGKKRKRSRKESYSVYVYKVLKQVHPDTGISSKAMGIMNSFVNDIFERIAGEASRLAHYNKRSTITSREIQTAVRLLLPGELAKHAVSEGTKAVTKYTSSKRAPEVTQVIMKLSSCHL encoded by the exons ATGCCTGAGCCAGCGAAGTCCGCTCCCGCCCCGAAGAAAGGCTCCAAGAAGGCCGTCACCAAGGCGCAGAAGAAGGACGGCAAGAAGCGCAAGCGCAGCCGCAAGGAGAGCTACTCGGTGTACGTGTACAAGGTGCTGAAGCAAGTGCACCCCGACACGGGCATCTCCTCCAAGGCCATGGGCATCATGAACTCGTTCGTGAACGACATCTTCGAGCGCATCGCTGGTGAGGCGTCGCGCCTGGCGCATTACAACAAGCGCTCGACCATCACGTCCCGGGAGATCCAGACGGCCGTGCGCCTGCTGCTGCCCGGGGAGCTGGCCAAGCACGCCGTGTCCGAGGGCACCAAGGCCGTCACCAAGTACACCAGCTCCAA GCGTGCCCCAGAGGTCACACAGGTCATCATGAAGCTCAGCTCTTgtcatctttaa
- the LOC127665100 gene encoding histone H2B type 1-C/E/F/G/I-like isoform X4, giving the protein MPEPAKSAPAPKKGSKKAVTKAQKKDGKKRKRSRKESYSVYVYKVLKQVHPDTGISSKAMGIMNSFVNDIFERIAGEASRLAHYNKRSTITSREIQTAVRLLLPGELAKHAVSEGTKAVTKYTSSNGSQL; this is encoded by the coding sequence ATGCCTGAGCCAGCGAAGTCCGCTCCCGCCCCGAAGAAAGGCTCCAAGAAGGCCGTCACCAAGGCGCAGAAGAAGGACGGCAAGAAGCGCAAGCGCAGCCGCAAGGAGAGCTACTCGGTGTACGTGTACAAGGTGCTGAAGCAAGTGCACCCCGACACGGGCATCTCCTCCAAGGCCATGGGCATCATGAACTCGTTCGTGAACGACATCTTCGAGCGCATCGCTGGTGAGGCGTCGCGCCTGGCGCATTACAACAAGCGCTCGACCATCACGTCCCGGGAGATCCAGACGGCCGTGCGCCTGCTGCTGCCCGGGGAGCTGGCCAAGCACGCCGTGTCCGAGGGCACCAAGGCCGTCACCAAGTACACCAGCTCCAA
- the LOC127665100 gene encoding histone H2B type 1-C/E/F/G/I-like isoform X3, with protein MPEPAKSAPAPKKGSKKAVTKAQKKDGKKRKRSRKESYSVYVYKVLKQVHPDTGISSKAMGIMNSFVNDIFERIAGEASRLAHYNKRSTITSREIQTAVRLLLPGELAKHAVSEGTKAVTKYTSSKLPQQHRNKRL; from the coding sequence ATGCCTGAGCCAGCGAAGTCCGCTCCCGCCCCGAAGAAAGGCTCCAAGAAGGCCGTCACCAAGGCGCAGAAGAAGGACGGCAAGAAGCGCAAGCGCAGCCGCAAGGAGAGCTACTCGGTGTACGTGTACAAGGTGCTGAAGCAAGTGCACCCCGACACGGGCATCTCCTCCAAGGCCATGGGCATCATGAACTCGTTCGTGAACGACATCTTCGAGCGCATCGCTGGTGAGGCGTCGCGCCTGGCGCATTACAACAAGCGCTCGACCATCACGTCCCGGGAGATCCAGACGGCCGTGCGCCTGCTGCTGCCCGGGGAGCTGGCCAAGCACGCCGTGTCCGAGGGCACCAAGGCCGTCACCAAGTACACCAGCTCCAA
- the LOC127665109 gene encoding histone H2A type 1-B-like, with translation MSGRGKQGGKALAKAKTRSSRAGLQFPVGRVHRLLRKGNYSERVGAGAPVYLAAVLEYLTAEILELAGNAARDNKKTRIIPRHLQLAIRNDEELNKLLGRVTIAQGGVLPNIQAVLLPKKTESHHKAKGK, from the coding sequence ATGTCTGGACGCGGCAAGCAGGGCGGCAAGGCTCTCGCCAAGGCCAAGACCCGCTCCTCCCGCGCCGGCCTGCAGTTCCCCGTGGGCCGCGTGCACCGGCTGCTCCGCAAGGGCAACTACTCGGAGCGCGTGGGCGCCGGCGCCCCGGTGTACCTGGCAGCCGTGCTGGAGTACCTGACGGCCGAGATCCTGGAGCTGGCGGGCAACGCGGCCCGCGACAACAAGAAGACGCGCATCATCCCGCGCCACCTGCAGCTGGCCATCCGCAACGACGAGGAGCTCAACAAGCTGCTGGGCCGCGTCACCATCGCGCAGGGCGGCGTCCTGCCCAACATCCAGGCCGTGCTGCTGCCCAAGAAGACCGAGAGCCACCACAAGGCCAAGGGGAAGTGA
- the LOC127665115 gene encoding histone H4 — MSGRGKGGKGLGKGGAKRHRKVLRDNIQGITKPAIRRLARRGGVKRISGLIYEETRGVLKVFLENVIRDAVTYTEHAKRKTVTAMDVVYALKRQGRTLYGFGG, encoded by the coding sequence ATGTCTGGTCGCGGCAAAGGTGGTAAGGGTCTGGGCAAAGGCGGCGCCAAGCGCCACCGCAAAGTCCTGCGCGATAACATCCAGGGCATCACCAAGCCCGCCATCCGCCGCCTGGCCCGGCGCGGGGGAGTGAAGCGCATCTCCGGCCTCATCTACGAGGAGACCCGCGGCGTGCTGAAGGTGTTCCTGGAGAACGTGATCCGCGACGCCGTCACCTACACGGAGCACGCCAAGCGCAAGACCGTCACCGCCATGGACGTGGTCTACGCGCTCAAGCGCCAGGGCCGCACCCTCTACGGCTTCGGCGGCTGA
- the LOC127665113 gene encoding histone H2B type 1-K yields MPEPAKSAPAPKKGSKKAVTKAQKKDGKKRKRSRKESYSVYVYKVLKQVHPDTGISSKAMGIMNSFVNDIFERIAGEASRLAHYNKRSTITSREIQTAVRLLLPGELAKHAVSEGTKAVTKYTSAK; encoded by the coding sequence ATGCCTGAGCCAGCGAAGTCCGCGCCCGCCCCGAAGAAGGGCTCCAAGAAGGCGGTGACCAAGGCGCAGAAGAAGGACGGCAAGAAGCGCAAGCGCAGCCGCAAGGAGAGCTACTCGGTGTACGTGTACAAGGTGCTGAAGCAAGTGCACCCCGACACGGGCATCTCCTCCAAGGCCATGGGCATCATGAACTCGTTCGTGAACGACATCTTCGAGCGCATCGCGGGCGAGGCGTCGCGCCTGGCGCATTACAACAAGCGCTCGACCATCACGTCCCGGGAGATCCAGACGGCCGTGCGCCTGCTGCTGCCCGGGGAGCTGGCCAAGCACGCCGTGTCCGAGGGCACCAAGGCCGTCACCAAGTACACCAGCGCGAAGTAA
- the LOC127665112 gene encoding histone H2A type 1-H, producing MSGRGKQGGKARAKAKTRSSRAGLQFPVGRVHRLLRKGNYSERVGAGAPVYLAAVLEYLTAEILELAGNAARDNKKTRIIPRHLQLAIRNDEELNKLLGRVTIAQGGVLPNIQAVLLPKKTESHHKAK from the coding sequence ATGTCTGGACGTGGCAAGCAGGGCGGCAAGGCTCGCGCCAAGGCCAAGACCCGCTCCTCCCGGGCCGGCCTGCAGTTCCCCGTGGGCCGCGTGCACCGGCTGCTCCGCAAGGGCAACTACTCGGAGCGCGTGGGCGCCGGCGCCCCGGTGTACCTGGCGGCCGTGCTGGAGTACCTGACGGCCGAGATCCTGGAGCTGGCGGGCAACGCGGCCCGCGACAACAAGAAGACGCGCATCATCCCGCGCCACCTGCAGCTGGCCATCCGCAACGACGAGGAGCTCAACAAGCTGCTGGGCCGCGTCACCATCGCGCAGGGCGGCGTCCTGCCCAACATCCAGGCCGTGCTGCTGCCCAAGAAGACCGAGAGCCACCACAAGGCTAAGTAA